The Impatiens glandulifera chromosome 3, dImpGla2.1, whole genome shotgun sequence genome contains a region encoding:
- the LOC124931944 gene encoding protein STAY-GREEN 1, chloroplastic-like encodes MGSDHHHLNLRLNSYNSKSIFQYRPTTRKQQLKHSSSSSSSSIVNVNINAGLFGHSVFEASKLKVLLLGVDEDKHPGNIPRTYTFTHSDLTSNLTLSISQTPNNSQVQGWYNKLQRDEVIAEWKKVKGKMSLHVHCHVSGGVDGHFLLNLCAPLRYFIFRKELPLVLKAFAHGDGNLLNKYPELKEAMVWVYFHSDIPDFNKVQCWGRLHQDDDPDLRRRGQVPYPCQEACACCFPPIHG; translated from the exons ATGGGTAgtgatcatcatcatcttaaTTTGAGGCTTAATTCATATAATTCTAAATCGATATTCCAGTACAGGCCGACGACAAGGAAGCAGCAGTTGAAgcactcatcatcatcatcatcatcatcgattgttaatgttaatataaatgCTGGGTTATTTGGGCATTCTGTATTCGAAGCTTCAAAGCTTAAGGTTTTGTTATTAGGAGTGGATGAAGACAAACATCCTGGGAATATTCCAAGAACTTATACATTTACACATTCTGATCTTACCTCTAATCTCACATTGTCCATCTCCCAAACCCCTAACAATTCCCag gTGCAAGGGTGGTACAACAAGTTGCAGAGAGATGAAGTGATTGCAGAGTGGAAGAAGGTGAAGGGAAAGATGTCTCTTCATGTCCATTGCCATGTAAGTGGAGGTGTCGACGGCCATTTCCTTCTTAATCTATGTGCTCCGCTTAGATACTTCATTTTCCGCAAAGAACTGCCTCTGGTTCTCAAGGCGTTTGCACATGGAGATGGGAATTTGCTCAACAAATACCCTGAATTGAAAGAAGCCATGGTTTGGGTGTATTTCCACTCCGACATTCCAGATTTCAACAAGGTTCAGTGCTGGGGTCGTCTTCATCAGGATGATGACCCTGACCTCCGCAGACGTGGTCAAGTACCCTACCCATGCCAGGAAGCTTGTGCGTGCTGCTTTCCACCCATCCATGGCTGA
- the LOC124928965 gene encoding phospholipase D gamma 1-like yields MAHQYGHYSDSFSGGSFHGQGVEHLPFKTSTGSLRVLLLHGNLEIWVKEAKNLPNLDMFHKKLDNVFGSFGIVPGSMAKITSDPYVTISVSTAVIGRTYVIQNNENPTWNQYFNVPVAHYAAEVHFVVKDDDVVGSQIMGAVAIPVEQIYSGIKVEGTYPIINANGKPCKQGAVLSLSIQYIPVEQVPFYRGGVGGGPEYHGVPDTYFPLRRGGKIRLYQDAHVYDGSLPKLNLENGIEYEHGQCWTDIYDSISQARRLIYITGWSIFHNVKPVRGNDEGDNKRRDLTLGDLLKYKSQEGVRVLLLVWDDPTSRSILGIKTEGIMKTNDEETRRFFKHSSVQVLPSPRSAGKGHSFVKKQEVGTIYTHHQKTVIVDEDSGFYNKRKIIAYVGGLDLCLGRYDTPSHPILRSLQTVHKDDYHNPNFTGPSDGCPREPWHDLHSKIDGPAAYDVLTNFEERWLRTSKVHRISKMSGGSDALLKIENIPDIIGMNDLPCLREEYDPLAFHVQIFRSIDSTSVKGFPKDPQEASRKNLACGKNILIDMSIHSAYVKAIRAAQHFIYIENQYFLGSSYNWENHKDLGANNLIPMEIALKIADKIRARQRFAAYIVIPMYPEGGSTASPTQRILYWQHKTMQMMYDVIYKALQEVGLDNEFEPQDYLSFFCLGNRETQELETTTTKSTVLKNSPQFMARKNRRFMIYVHSKGMIVDDEYVIVGSANINQRSLDGTRDTEIAMGAYQPEFTWGRKNQSKPFGEIYGYRMSLWAEHTGVVENCFLHPESIECVRRVRDMGEHNWRLYSGDELTEMTGHLLKYPVQVDWTGKVTSIQGCETFPDVGGNILGTFIPIQENLTL; encoded by the exons ATGGCTCATCAATACGGTCATTATTCTGATTCATTTTCCGGTGGCTCGTTTCACGGCCAGGGGGTTGAGCATCTTCCATTTAAAACATCAACAGGTTCTTTACGGGTTCTGTTATTGCATGGTAATTTAGAAATCTGGGTCAAAGAAGCCAAGAACCTTCCAAATCTAGATATGTTTCACAAGAAATTAGACAACGTCTTTGGATCTTTCGGAATAGTACCAGGAAGCATGGCTAAGATAACAAGCGATCCATACGTCACCATCTCCGTTTCCACCGCCGTAATAGGTCGTACCTACGTAATCCAGAACAACGAAAACCCAACCTGGAATCAATATTTCAACGTCCCCGTCGCACATTACGCCGCCGAGGTTCACTTCGTCGTCAAGGATGACGACGTCGTCGGTTCTCAGATCATGGGCGCGGTCGCGATTCCGGTCGAACAAATCTACTCCGGCATCAAAGTTGAAGGAACCTACCCTATTATCAACGCAAACGGAAAGCCCTGTAAACAAGGTGCTGTTTTGAGCCTTTCGATTCAGTATATTCCCGTTGAACAAGTCCCGTTCTATCGCGGCGGCGTTGGCGGCGGCCCGGAATATCATGGTGTGCCGGATACTTATTTCCCGTTGAGACGAGGTGGAAAGATTAGACTTTATCAAGATGCTCATGTCTACGATGGTTCACTACCAAAATTGAATCTGGAAAATGGCATTGAATACGAACATGGGCAATGTTGGACTGACATATACGATTCAATTAGCCAAGCACGTAGGTTGATCTATATTACAGGCTGGTCCATTTTCCACAACGTTAAACCAGTACGAGGTAACGACGAAGGCGACAATAAGAGAAGAGATTTAACATTAGGAGATCTTCTCAAGTATAAATCGCAGGAGGGTGTACgagttcttcttcttgtttggGATGATCCAACTTCTAGAAGCATTTTGGGCATCAAAACG GAAGGGATAATGAAAACCAATGACGAGGAAACTAGAAGGTTTTTCAAACATTCATCAGTACAAGTCTTGCCTAGTCCCAGATCTGCAGGAAAAGGACATAGCTTTGTGAAGAAACAG GAAGTTGGGACAATCTATACCCATCATCAAAAGACTGTAATTGTGGACGAAGATTCAGGTTTCTACAATAAGAGAAAGATAATCGCGTATGTGGGTGGACTTGATTTGTGCTTAGGACGGTATGATACACCGTCTCATCCCATTTTAAGATCATTGCAAACCGTACACAAGGACGATTACCATAATCCAAATTTCACG GGACCATCAGATGGCTGTCCACGCGAGCCATGGCACGATCTACACAGTAAAATCGACGGACCAGCAGCTTACGATGTTCTCACCAACTTCGAAGAACGGTGGTTGAGGACTTCGAAAGTCCACCGAATTTCAAAGATGTCGGGTGGTAGCGATGCATTACTGAAGATTGAGAATATTCCAGACATAATTGGGATGAATGATTTGCCATGTCTAAGGGAGGAATATGATCCTCTAGCTTTTCATGTACAAATATTTCGTTCTATTGACTCAACTTCTGTCAAAGGCTTTCCAAAAGATCCTCAAGAAGCCTCTAGGAAGAATTTAGCTTGTGGTAAGAATATATTAATAGATATGAGTATACATTCTGCATACGTTAAGGCGATTCGAGCTGCCCAACATTTTATTTACATCGAGAATCAATATTTCCTTGGATCGTCGTATAATTGGGAAAACCACAAGGACTTGGGCGCCAACAATCTAATACCAATGGAAATTGCATTAAAGATCGCCGATAAGATCAGAGCTCGCCAAAGATTCGCAGCTTATATCGTCATTCCAATGTATCCAGAGGGCGGTTCTACTGCTTCCCCCACTCAAAGAATTCTCTATTGGCAG CATAAGACAATGCAAATGATGTATGATGTAATTTACAAGGCTTTGCAAGAAGTAGGGCTTGATAATGAATTCGAGCCGCAGGATTATCTGAGTTTTTTCTGCCTTGGGAATCGCGAAACTCAAGAATTAgagacaacaacaacaaaatcaacTGTACTGAAAAACAGTCCTCAATTTATGGCACGAAAGAACAGACGGTTTATGATCTACGTGCACTCGAAAGGAATGATAGTTGACGACGAGTATGTGATAGTGGGATCAGCAAACATAAACCAGCGTTCATTGGATGGAACAAGGGATACTGAAATTGCAATGGGGGCGTATCAACCCGAGTTCACTTGGGGAAGGAAGAACCAGTCGAAACCATTTGGAGAGATTTACGGTTACAGAATGTCGTTATGGGCAGAGCACACGGGTGTTGTGGAGAACTGTTTTTTGCATCCCGAGAGCATTGAATGTGTAAGACGGGTTAGGGATATGGGTGAGCATAATTGGAGGTTGTACTCCGGGGATGAGTTAACTGAAATGACCGGTCACTTGCTTAAGTATCCGGTTCAAGTTGACTGGACCGGGAAGGTGACGTCCATTCAGGGATGTGAAACGTTTCCAGATGTGGGTGGGAATATTTTGGGAACTTTCATTCCCATTCAAGAAAATCTTACTCTTTGA
- the LOC124931256 gene encoding ribosomal RNA processing protein 36 homolog has protein sequence MNQSRDPMATSSKKIRFDESESESEEEEDPTLQERGVIERELADVTFEELQKARSNGSELVYRKIHSEKKSSRANKNRPMEVSAKKPVSRHKEIIQAPKKVIRDPRFEMLCGNFEQEGFRKRYNFLYENDFPAEKEELKKEMKKSNDPEVIADIKNRLSWIDKQLKTTTTAKQNDKEVLSEHKKKEREAAKQGKKPYYLKKSEIRKQSLIGKFTDLKESGKLDAYIDKRRKKNATKDHRYMPYRRPGNNEQ, from the exons ATGAACCAATCTCGCGATCCCATGGCTACTTCAAGTAAGAAGATTAGGTTCGATGAATCTGAATCTGAatcggaagaagaagaagacccaACTCTTCAAGAG AGAGGAGTCATAGAGCGCGAGCTTGCAGATGTTACGTTCGAGGAGTTGCAGAAAGCACGCTCTAATGGGTCGGAGTTAGTCTACAGAAAGATTCATTCGGAGAAGAAGAGCAGCAGGGCCAACAAGAACAG GCCTATGGAAGTGAGTGCCAAGAAGCCAGTTAGTAGACATAAAGAGATTATTCAAGCACCTAAAAAG GTGATTCGTGACCCCCGTTTTGAGATGTTATGTGGGAATTTTGAACAAGAAGG GTTCAGGAAGAGATACAATTTTCTTTACGAGAATGACTTCCCTGCTGAAAAAGAG GAACTAAAAAAGGAGATGAAGAAATCAAATGACCCAGAAGTGATTGCTGATATCAAGAATCGTCTGTCCTGGATA GATAAGCAATTGAAGACTACTACAACTGCCAAACAAAATGATAAGGAAGTTTTGTCTGAAcacaagaagaaagaaagagaagcTGCAAAACAAGGGAAAAAACCCTACTATCTGAAGAAAT CGGAGATACGCAAACAAAGTCTTATTGGGAAATTCACGGATCTCAAG GAATCTGGCAAGCTTGATGCATACATTGATAAGAGGAGAAAGAAAAATGCAACCAAGGACCATAGGTACATGCCATATCGACGCCCTGGAAACAACGAGCAATAA
- the LOC124928966 gene encoding SPX domain-containing membrane protein At4g22990-like yields MVGFGKNLKERQIEEWKGFYIDYKLMKKKVKQYARQMESGGLERRHVLKDFSRMLDNQIETIVLFLLEQQGQLGSRLTKLNKERDLLLEEPDIAKISELREAYRDVGKDLLKLLLFIDMNAVGLRKILKKFDKRFGYRFTDYYVKTRANHSYSQLQQVFKQVGLWAVVGAISRNLADLQDRQGSYLSIYDQPALPFQDPVVESIKAAVDRLTHSTNFLHFMAQHALIMHEELPTHDVPVDDKRYHFMSLVLNLANTFLYMVNTYIIVPTADDYSLSLGAPATVCGIVIGSMAVAQLFSSVYLSSWSNKSYFRPLIFSSIVLFMGNAMYALAYDSKSIVVLLFGRLCCGLGSARAVNRRYISDCVPLRIRMQASAAFVSASALGMACGPAFAGLLQINFKIYKLTFNQDTLPGWVMAIAWLFYLVWLWISFEEPVRDDDEKNETRVSNTGRANNDAIENGLAQPLLPGSEDNKEDEDGDDEGDGSEEDPVESRLPASSIGSAYRLLTPSVKVQLLIYFMLKYVMEILLSESSVITSYYFNWSTSAVSIFLASLGLTVLPVNIIVGTYISNMFENRQILLASQVVVLVGILFSFNIFFTYTAPQYVCSGLIMFVSAEVLEGVNLALLSQVMSSRLSRGTYNGGLLSTEAGTIARVIADATITAAGYLGVKRLLNVTLLPSLIICITSITATCCTYNSLF; encoded by the exons ATGGTTGGCTTTGGGAAAAACTTGAAGGAAAGACAAATTGAGGAATGGAAAGG aTTTTATATCGACTACAAactaatgaagaagaaagtCAAACAATATGCTCGCCAAATGGAAAGTGGGGGATTAGAGCGCAGACATGTTCTCAAGGATTTTTCCAGAATGCTTGATAACCAG ATTGAGACGATTGTCCTTTTCCTTTTGGAACAACAAGGGCAACTAGGAAGCAGATTAACCAAGCTGAATAAAGAGCGTGATTTACTTCTAGAGGAGCCAGATATAGCAAAAATATCTGAACTGCGAGAGGCTTATAGAGATGTTGGGAAAGACCTCTTGAAACTTCTCCTTTTTATTGACATGAATGCAGTTGGTCTGCGCAAGATACTTAAAAAGTTTGACAAGCGTTTTGGATACCGGTTCACTGATTACTATGTCAAAACTCGTGCCAATCATTCTTATTCCCAGCTGCAACAAGTGTTCAAGCAAGTG GGGCTTTGGGCTGTTGTTGGCGCTATATCCCGCAATCTTGCAGACCTTCAGGACCGTCAAGGAAGCTACTTGTCAATTTATGACCAGCCCGCCCTGCCATTTCAg GACCCTGTTGTTGAATCAATAAAAGCAGCTGTAGATAGATTGACCCACTCTACAAACTTCCTTCATTTCATGGCACAACATGCTCTTATCATGCATGAAGAATTGCCAACCCATGACGTACCCGTTGATGATAAGAGATACCACTTTATGTCGCTCGTACTGAATTTGGCAAACACGTTTCTTTATATGGTCAACACCTATATAATTGTCCCAACAGCAGATGATTATTCTTTAAGCCTTGGTGCACCTGCAACTGTTTGTGGTATTGTAATTGGTTCTATGGCTGTTGCACAACTGTTTTCATCAGTTTATTTAAGTTCTTGGTCAAACAAATCCTACTTCAGACCTCTAATCTTTAGCAGCATAGTTCTTTTTATGGGGAATGCCATGTATGCTTTGGCTTATGACTCCAAATCTATAGTCGTTCTCTTATTCGGCCGTTTGTGTTGTGG CTTGGGTTCTGCTAGAGCTGTTAATCGAAGATATATCAGTGACTGTGTACCACTCAGaataagaatgcaagcttcaGCAGCTTTTGTTAGTGCCAGCGCTCTTGGGATGGCTTGTGGTCCAGCATTTGCCGGGTTgcttcaaattaattttaagatataCAAGCTCACATTCAACCAGGATACTTTGCCTGGCTGGGTCATGGCTATAGCTTGGCTTTTCTATTTGGTTTGGTTGTGGATTTCTTTTGAGGAACCTGTCCGTGACGATGACGAGAAAAATGAAACTCGAGTTTCGAATACTG GTAGAGCAAACAATGATGCAATTGAAAATGGCCTAGCTCAGCCTCTGTTGCCGGGTTCAGAAGACAACAAAGAGGATGAAGACGGCGATGATGAAGGTGATGGAAGTGAAGAAGACCCAGTGGAATCTCGTCTACCAGCCAGTTCTATTGGATCGGCGTATAGATTACTTACACCATCAGTAAAG GTTCAATTGCTGATTTATTTCATGCTTAAATATGTGATGGAGATTTTACTTTCAGAATCGAGTGTGATCACGTCATATTACTTCAATTGGTCTACAAGTGCAGTCTCTATTTTTCTTGCATCCCTTGGCCTTACCGTTCTTCCAGTGAACATTATTGTTGGGACCTACATTAGCAACATGTTTGAAAACAG GCAAATTCTCTTGGCATCACAAGTAGTGGTTTTAGTGGGCATACTTTTTagctttaatatatttttcacgtATACTGCTCCTCAATACGTCTGCTCTGGACTCATAATGTTTGTTTCAGCTGAAGTACTAGAAG GCGTGAATTTGGCGCTTCTCTCACAGGTAATGTCATCAAGATTGTCGCGTGGCACTTACAATGGAGGACTGCTTTCAACTGAGGCAGGAACAATTGCTCGAGTGATTGCAGATGCCACCATAACAGCGGCTGGATACCTTGGAGTGAAAAGGCTTTTGAATGTCACTCTTCTTCCTTCGCTCATAATCTGCATTACATCGATTACTGCCACCTGCTGTACGTATAATTCTCTTTTCTGA
- the LOC124928916 gene encoding CASP-like protein 4A4, giving the protein MKEERDVHLIAACRAMAAAAAYSPAQPTPSRFSFSVNSTWGGSLSRPSSLNILNIVVLLRFLVFVFSFASALSLAAPSQKNRGGESSSSSSFYKHSELLYFFMVTILVFIYSAYQLFKGVYDLAFSGTLISSVASDYISFVLDQLGSYLIVSATSVAILTVENVRRHPPFWKATVASIVMSWVSFLMMVVCSAFSGYKLYKRIIW; this is encoded by the exons atgaaagaagaaagagaTGTGCACTTGATTGCTGCTTGCAGGGCCATGGCGGCAGCGGCGGCTTACTCTCCGGCACAACCAACTCCTTCACGTTTCTCCTTCTCTGTGAATTCAACTTGGGGTGGAAGCCTCAGTAGGCCTTCGTCCCTAAACATATTGAACATTGTCGTCCTTCTCCGGTTTTTAGTATTTGTCTTCTCATTTGCGTCTGCCCtatctttagcagctccttccCAGAAGAACAGAGGAGGAgaatcttcctcttcttcaagCTTCTACAAACACTCAGAACTCTT GTATTTCTTCATGGTGACCATATTGGTTTTCATTTATTCAGCATACCAGCTATTCAAAGGCGTGTATGATCTTGCCTTTAGTGGCACACTCATTTCATCGGTGGCTTCGGATTACATTAGCTTTGTTCTCGATCAG CTGGGAAGCTACCTTATCGTTTCGGCCACTTCTGTGGCAATCCTGACTGTAGAAAATGTTCGACGTCACCCGCCTTTCTGGAAGGCAACCGTTGCGTCAATCGTTATGTCGTGGGTTTCGTTTCTGATGATGGTTGTTTGTTCGGCCTTTTCTGGGTATAAACTCTATAAGAGGATCATATGGTGA